One genomic region from Podarcis raffonei isolate rPodRaf1 chromosome Z, rPodRaf1.pri, whole genome shotgun sequence encodes:
- the LOC128406796 gene encoding P2Y purinoceptor 2-like — translation MNTSNVTQCQPEGIHFALPVILGIVSVGGLVFNSISLWIFWFAIKRWNSGIMLQFNLALIDIIVLPVMPLMVAYFSLGNHWPFRQFVCQLQVFLLSTHLYGSIFFLMLISIHRYQAIVHYNAKTLWRKKSALKKLVLVFWAFLFLQGLPLFFFLKTSVIGNSVKCLSIYRSELAYLYLTYRIFLGIFCFLIPFGISLVSYVMLGAYIAKISQANLRGKVIRTKSKQMIAITLVIFGICFTPLHICQTVGLIVRYYWTSCGLRYRVEIAYYVSLVFSMVSCCLDPFIYNFSNEKFYKSFSVSLQRLFFAKCKKEVPQSRD, via the coding sequence ATGAACACCAGCAACGTGACACAATGCCAGCCAGAGGGGATCCACTTTGCCCTCCCAGTAATTTTGGGCATCGTCTCAGTGGGCGGGTTGGTCTTCAACAGCATCAGCCTCTGGATCTTCTGGTTTGCCATCAAGCGCTGGAATTCTGGTATCATGCTTCAGTTCAACCTGGCCTTGATAGACATCATTGTCCTTCCGGTCATGCCATTGATGGTGGCCTATTTCAGCTTGGGAAACCACTGGCCCTTTAGGCAGTTTGTCTGCCAGCTTCAAGTTTTCCTGCTCAGCACCCACCTGTATGGAAGCATCTTCTTCCTCATGCTCATCAGCATCCACAGGTACCAAGCCATTGTCCACTACAACGCCAAGACCCTCTGGAGGAAGAAGTCTGCCTTGAAAAAGCTGGTCTTGGTCTTCTGGGCTTTCCTCTTCCTGCAGGGGCTtccactcttcttcttcctcaagaCTTCAGTCATCGGCAACTCGGTCAAGTGCCTGAGCATCTACCGGTCAGAGCTGGCTTACCTCTATCTAACATACAGAATCTTCCTGGGTATCTTCTGCTTCCTCATTCCCTTTGGCATCTCTCTGGTGTCCTATGTGATGTTGGGAGCCTACATTGCTAAAATCAGTCAAGCCAATCTTCGAGGCAAGGTGATTAGGACCAAGTCCAAGCAGATGATCGCCATCACTCTGGTCATCTTTGGCATCTGTTTTACACCCCTCCACATCTGCCAGACAGTGGGTTTGATTGTGAGATATTACTGGACATCCTGTGGGCTTCGGTACCGTGTAGAAATAGCTTATTATGTCTCCTTAGTTTTCAGCATGGTCAGCTGTTGCTTGGATCCCTTCATCTACAACTTTTCCAATGAGAAATTTTACAAGTCTTTTTCTGTCTCCCTGCAAAGATTGTTCTTTGCCAAGTGTAAGAAAGAAGTCCCTCAGAGTAGAGATTAG